Genomic DNA from Thermoflexus sp.:
TGGATATCCCGGCGATGGATCCGGATGCTCCCCCCGCCGATCTCATATCCGTTACACACGATATCATAGGCTTTCGCCCGGACGGACGCCGGATCCGTCTCCAGGCGATCCAGATCCTCATCCATCGGCGAGGTGAAGGGATGATGCATGGCCTCCCAGCGGCCCTCTTCCTCATTCCATTCAAACATCGGGAACTCCAGGATCCATGCGAAAGCAAACTCACCCGGATCCGCCAGGCGCAACCGGTCCCGAAAGAGCAACCGCAGCCCCCCCAGGGCTTTGGCGACGGTCTCCGGCGCATCCGCCACCATGCAGATGAGATCCCCCGCCCCGGCGCCCGTTCGCTCCGCGATGACCGCCTGTTCTCCCTCGGTGAGGAACCTCGCCGCAATCCCTTTCACGCCATCGCCGGTAAAGGCCAGGGTGACCAACCCTTTCGCGCCCAGCGACTTCACATAGGTTGTCAGCTCATCGATCTCCCGGCGGCTGTAGCCTGCGCACCCAGGGGCTCGCAAGGCCTTCACCTGGCCTCCGCTCCGCGCTGCGGCCCGGAACACCTCAAACGCGCTTTCCCGGAACACGTCCGTCAGATCCACCAGCTCCATGCCGAAGCGAAGGTCCGGCTTGTCCGAGCCGTAGCGGTCCATCGCCTCCGCATAGGTGAGGCGGGGGAAAGGGACGCGGAAACGCTTATGGGGCGTCACCCGCTGCACCACCTCGACCAGCAGGCCCTCAATGAGCTGGAGGATATCCTCCCGCTCCACAAAGGACATCTCCAGATCCAGCTGGGTGAACTCTGGCTGCCGATCGCCCCGCAGATCCTCATCGCGAAAACACCGGGCGATCTGATAATATTTTTCCAGGCCCGCCACCATGAGCAACTGCTTGAGCTGCTGCGGGGACTGGGGGAGTGCATAAAACTTCCCCGGATGGAGGCGGCTTGGAACAATGAAATCCCGCGCGCCCTCGGGCGTGCTTTTGATCAGGATAGGCGTTTCCACCTCCACGAACCCCCGGGCGTCGAGATAATCCCGGATAGCCCGGGTGGTCCGGTGGCGCAGCATCAGGTTTCGCTGCATCCGGGCCCGGCGCAAATCCAGATAGCGATAGCGCAGGCGGACGGCCTCATCGATCCGCCGGCCATCGTCATCAATGGAAAAGGGCAAGGGTCGTGCGGGGTTCAGAATACGAACCTCGTGCGCTTCGACTTCGATGTCTCCTGTCGGCAGGTTGGGGTTCTCCGCGCCGGCCGGCCGTCGGCGGACCAGACCGCGGACCTGGATCACATACTCCAGGCGGACCTCATCGAGGACGGCATGGGCGGGGGCCGAACGGGAGGGATCGCCCACCACCTGCACCAGACCGCTCCGATCCCTCAGATCGATAAAGATCAATCCCCCATGATCCCGGCGGCGATGAACCCAGCCGGCCAGCTCTACGATCTGGCCGACGTGGGTCAGGCGCAATTCGCCACATCCATGGGTCTTCAACATCGAGGCCTCCTGTCCGTGCTCTATCCGGGGGTAGCGAGTAGAAGGCTTCGCCGCCTGCTTGCCATCAGAAGGCTGTCGTAAAAAGCCTGGGCCGCCTCTCTGCGGGCAGGCGGCCCAGGCTGGATTTCCTTTGTTTCACCCTTCAGAGCGTTAAAGAAGACCTACCGCCCCCCGCCGTGGAGCCTGGGAGGCGTTGCTTCCCTCCCCCTCTCGGTTCAAAGCCAGATCGCTCCCTCCCACCATGGTGCCTGTGTCCTCCTGCCTTCCGACGAAAAAAGGATAGCACAAGCCACATGGGGTGCCAAGCCGAAGGCCAGGTCGGAAGCTCACGGGGACCGGGGCTTTTGCAACACCTCCACAATCTCCGCGAGGAGAGCTTCCGGATCCACCCCGAACTTTTGCAGCAGAGCCTCGATCCGTCCATTCAGCCGCTGGCGATCCTCCTCGGTCAAAGACTTCGCCGTCAGCACGATGATCGGGATCGATCGGGTCGCCGGATCCTCTTTCAGCGCCTCCACCACCATGAAGCCGTCCATCTGCGGCATCATCAGATCCAGGATCACCAGATCGGGCCGCTCTCGGCGGGCCAGGGCTGTTCCCTCCTCCCCTCCGGAGGCTTCCAGGATCTGATAGCCGCCCATGCGTTCCAGAACCCGCCGGATGAGCTGACGATCCGCTTCCGAATCATCGATCACGAGGACCCGGAGCGGCCCCGGTCGGCCGTCCACCCGCTGGATGGCCTCCAGCAGCTCCTCCTCGGTGAAGGGCTTGACCAGATACTCTGCCGCCCCCAGGCTGAAACCCCGCCCTCGTTCATCCACGATGGAACAGACGATCACGGGGATCCGGCGGGCTTCCGGATCGGTCTTCAACTCCTGAAGGACGGCCCAGCCATCCTTCTGGGGCATCATGATGTCCAGCGTGATGACATCCGGGCGAACCCGCCGCACCACCTCCAGGACGCCCTGGGGATCCGTGAGGCCGATCACCTCAAAGCCGTGCTTCTCCAGATAGCGTCGATAAAGAGTAATCACGCCCGGATCGTCATCCACACACAGGACCACCGGCCGGCCGGAGCGACGTTCCGCCGAAGCGGAGGGACGAACCCTCGGGAGCGTGAAGAAGAACGTGGAGCCTTTCCCCACCTCGCTCTCCACCCAGATCCGGCCGCCCATCAGTTCCACCAGGCGCCGGGCGATCGCCAAGCCCAACCCGGTTCCGCCATACCGCCGGGTGGTCCCGCTCTCCACCTGGGTGAATTCCTGGAAAATTTCCTCATATTTCTCCCTCGGGATCCCGATCCCGGTGTCCTGCACAGCGACTGTCACGAAAGCTTCATCCGCCCATGCGCGCACCGCGA
This window encodes:
- the aspS gene encoding aspartate--tRNA ligase, which codes for MLKTHGCGELRLTHVGQIVELAGWVHRRRDHGGLIFIDLRDRSGLVQVVGDPSRSAPAHAVLDEVRLEYVIQVRGLVRRRPAGAENPNLPTGDIEVEAHEVRILNPARPLPFSIDDDGRRIDEAVRLRYRYLDLRRARMQRNLMLRHRTTRAIRDYLDARGFVEVETPILIKSTPEGARDFIVPSRLHPGKFYALPQSPQQLKQLLMVAGLEKYYQIARCFRDEDLRGDRQPEFTQLDLEMSFVEREDILQLIEGLLVEVVQRVTPHKRFRVPFPRLTYAEAMDRYGSDKPDLRFGMELVDLTDVFRESAFEVFRAAARSGGQVKALRAPGCAGYSRREIDELTTYVKSLGAKGLVTLAFTGDGVKGIAARFLTEGEQAVIAERTGAGAGDLICMVADAPETVAKALGGLRLLFRDRLRLADPGEFAFAWILEFPMFEWNEEEGRWEAMHHPFTSPMDEDLDRLETDPASVRAKAYDIVCNGYEIGGGSIRIHRRDIQERIFRLLGYTPEQARARFGHLLEAFEFGAPPHGGIALGLDRLVMLLADEPNIREVIAFPKTASATDLLFDAPSEVDERQLRELHIRVIREEQG